The DNA sequence cttcttcccttttctcatcCTTCTACTCCCCCACTCCCACTTCTGTCCTTCTGCTCCACCCCCGCCCAGTCAGAAGCAAGgtcccacccccctcctccagcctaACTGTCCTTCCTAGGATCAACGGTCACCCCGGGAACTCTGTGCGCCTGGCGGGGCTGTGGAAACTGGAGGAGGTCAGTCCGTCCTGGACACATTGTCGTTCCGCCCCtcaactccctccctccctccctccctcccaggcctccccatcccacagccctgcctcctgcGCCTGACCTCCCCCCCTTGGCCCCTGCAGTGCCATCTCAGCGGCTGCATGATGGACCTGTTCCTGCAGATGGCCATCATCATGGGTCTGAAACAGACGCTGAGCAACTGCGCGGAGTACCTGGGCCCGTGAGGACCGtcctccttccccagggcctTCCTGGTGCCCCCTCACCCCAGGGAGCCCTCGAACCCACAGGACCCCCCTCCCGCCGCGTCTCCACATCTCCCAGACCCGGTTCTGAAGGGCCCCTCCGCCCCCAGCACCCCTCCCTGTTCCACACTAGCCCTCGTCACCCCTCAGGTGGCTTTCTCACAAATGTCGCCTGATGCGGTCCAAGCTGAGCCCTGCGTCCAGGGACCCCGAGCTCCGGGACCTGCAGCGCAACTACCTGCTGAACCCAGTCAACACCTTCAGCCTCTTTGATGAGTTCATGGAGATGAGTACGTGGGGCGGTTAGGGGCACAGGCCTGACGGCAGCCAGTTTGTGGGCAGGCCctggggggctggtggggggagggggcggggacgCTGGCGTGTGGCAACCCCCACAGTCAACCGCACACCTTCTCCCAGTGATCCAGTACGGCTTCACCACCATCTTTGTGGCCGCCTTCCCGCTCGCCCCGCTGCTCGCGCTCTTCAGCAACCTTGTGGAGATCCGCCTGGACGCCATCAAGATGGTCAGGCTGCAGCGGCGCCTGGTGCCCCGCAAGGCCAAGGACATCGGTCAGGGCCCCGACTGGGTGGCGAGGCGCACAGGCACTCCAGCCAGGGGTGGGGCGGTGAGGGGTGCTGGGACCAGATCATGACAGTTGCCTTGAAATAATCACTCCAAGACAAGCCCCCTCACTCCACAGACAGCCCCAGCCCTTCCTCAGGCTCTGCCTAGGACGGGAGCTGGCCTTCGGGGGTGGTGCTCgggcaggaagaggcagggctGGTGCGCATCTTGCAGGATCCAGCTGAAGGAACTGTGGCCCCCTTGGGGGGCCCAGGCAGAAGAGCTGGGCTCTGAGAGCAGGGGGCTGAAGGAGGGAGGGGTCCggcagctgggggcagggactAAGAACAGGACTATGACATGGCCTCTGTCACCCAGACTCTCCTCGCTGAGATGGCCAGGGGTCAGGGAAGAACAGGGGATGGGGTGCTggatgtgggcagagggagaggtaagTATGAGTAGGAGGGAGGCCCCAGTCTTGGGCCAGGTTAAGGGGTTCTGACCCCAGAGTGGAGCAGGTTGGGGGCAGCTGAGGGGTTCAGGCAGAAGGTGGGGGTCAGGGGAGACCTGAGCCCCTCCTCGTCATCAGTGAAGCCTGCCGACGGCTGCTATGAGCAGTGGCATGGGCAGAGGTGACCAGACCCATGACCAAGCTCCCAGCCttggggaggtggctggaggtggGGTAGGCAGTGCCAGTGGATCGAGGCTTGACGAACCAGGTGCCTCATCCCACTGTTGTGGCCCAGGAACCTGGCTGCAGGTGCTGGAGACCATTGGCGTGCTGGCCGTCATTGCCAATGGAATGGTCATCGCCTTCACGTCGGAGTTCATCCCCCGCGTGGTGTACAAGTACCACTATGGCCCGTGCCGACAGGGGGCCCGGCCTGCAGTTGAGTAAGCGGGCACTGGGGGAGCCTCAAACTGTCCAGAGACCCCTGGGAAAACTAGCCCAACCACAGCCCAGCGCTAGGGGAGCCCAGGGAAAGGGCTTGATGCTGCCAGTACTGTCTGTGGTTGTCATGAGTTTGGGCGTGGGAGTGGCCATGCCCCCCCATACCAACTTGCAGACCACAGGCGTGCTGGGAACCCAGCGGGGGATTAAGGCCCCAGAGCCGGCTGTTCTCTGAGCAGCCACCACCAGAACACTCCCTCCCAAAGTCAGACCCTTGGGGCTGCTCCACAGGAGAGGGCAGAACAGTTCCCTTACCCAGCGCCTCCAGCCCTCCAAGGCACCACTGTACCTACGGACTGGGTGTCCAGGGGTCTCCCCCTGGATGGCTCCCCCAAATTCCTGGAGGGAAGGCAGACGGTGGCACCCCGAGTCTCTTCAGTCACTgccgccctccccaccccgtgGCCCCTCTCCCATGCAGAGAAATGAAGGAGGCGTTTTTGTGGTATGCCCCACCCTAATAGCCCCCAGCACGCAGGGATTAGCTCCAGGAAAGTACCCGGGAGCCTGAAGGGGCCACACCCTGCAGCCCTCACCTGCCCGGggccttctctcccttcccccagctgccTCACAGGCTACATCAACCACAGTCTGTCTGTGTTCTACACCAAGGACTTCCAGGACCCCGTCCAGATAGAAGGCTCAGAGAATGTGACCGAGTGCAGGTTTGGATCCCCTGATGCCCCATGAGCACCCTCTGACCTCCTGACCCCTGACCTCAGGCACTTCCCCACCCCAGGTACCGGGACTACCGCAGTGCTCAGGACTACAGCTTATCCGAGCAGTTCTGGGTCCTCCTGGCCATCCGCCTGGTCTTCCTGATACTCTTCGAGGTGGGCCGGAACTGGGGGATGGGCCCCAAGGCGGGGGCAGCTCTcgctggccctcctccctggcccccaaCCCCTCTGGTCCCTGCTGGGTCTGTCTTGACCTCTCCGACCAGCCCCCTCGCGCCCTGCCCCCCAGCACGTGGCTTTGTGCATCAAGCTTATCGCTGCCTGGTTCGTGCCGGACGTTCCTCAGTCGGTGAAGAACAAGGTTCTGGAGGAGAAGTACCAGGCACTCCGGGAGAAGATGCGGTACGGGAGGCTGAGgccgggctggggtggggccaggcccaggcccGATCCCCAACAATGCCATTCCTGCCTCTAGCTCCAGCCCCAAGAGCACAGAGGTGTAGGAGACCCAGAGCCAGTCCAGAGGCACCGGTGCCCAGAAGCCGAGACTCAGAAGcactcccaccacctcccctccctcccacggCGCCTGTCGGGTCCCAGGAGGCCGGTGTGCATGTCAGGAAGTCTCAGTATATATGGGGTTTTGGAGGGCCCATGTGTGTGAGGTGTCCGTGAGCAGCACACTGTGGTCCGAGGCCTGTTCCGTCTCAGGGCTCAGACTTGGTACAGCCCTGACTTGAACTCTGACTGACCTCTGCCACCCACAGAACCGGGGTGGGGATGCCTCTCAGCAGTCACAGCACAGGAAAACCAGCCCCGTTTCCTGAGCCTCCCTCCGACTGGTGGGACCCAGATCCTGCCCCACCGCCGTCCTGGCTGGTCAGGGGGCCCTGACTCCTCCACCCCTCTGGCTCCTCTCAGCCTGCAGAGCTTTctataataaaatgaaaccttTTTGTGTCGATTCTGGGCCTCTGGTGGATTGTGTCTGTCTTTAGGGCTAGACGGGAAACTGAAGCGCAGATGGGGAAAGGTCTGGAATGTGGTAACCTCCTGGTCCCCCCTCTCACATTCCCTGGGCTTCCAAGTGACGGGCGCTCCCCGCACTTGGCGTTTAGGCAGGAGtcaaggcaggcttcctggaggaagagctggggaggaggggaggaaccAACAAAGGTGCCCCTGGGGACAGTGGAAACTCTGACAAGTCCCCCAGGTCCAAAACTCTCTGGGCTGGTTGGGCCGGtttgccctctgcccccagggtGGGTGGTTGCAGCTCCGAGGTTTCATGGCGTCTGAGAGCAGGACAGTCGTAAGCGCCAGACTTGAGCGCAAAGCGGGACTCTTGGGTCCGCCCTCCGGCCCTGGCTGCTGGGCGGGGCTGCacctgccgccgccgccgggctCTTCGCCGCTGCGCACCTGGCCCAGGTGAGACGTTCCGCCCCCGCGGCCGCGCGAGCTCCAGGTCTCCGCAGCAGGTGAGTGGCTCGGACCCACGGGAGTGAGTGGAGGTCGCTGGCTGCCTGGAGCCGGGACTAGGCTTGGAGCTTGGCGGCCGGGGGGCCCCCTTACCCAGAAGAGCCTCTGGGCGGCGGCGGGTGCGGTCCCGCAGGAAGTGGCTCGGAGTCGGGCCGGCTGCCCCCGTCGCCCGGAAGCCTGAGTTTGTCCGCGTCCCTGCCCCTTGGGcctggcggcggggcgggggttgggggggccgGCAAGGGCCCCTTTATCCGCTCCTCCCGACGTGGGCAGTGGCTTCCTCGTGACCTTTgcccaggagagggaggaggagcgcCGAGGCGCGCGGGGACCCTCGCCTCTGCGGGGAGCTCGGATCCCAGGCCTGAGGCCTCGCAGAGCTCCGGGGGTGTACCGAGGGCCCGGCACGGCGCTGGGCGCCGGGCGGAGCTACCGTCATGCGCGCGCCCCTGCCCTCCGTGCGCGCTCCCGCTCTCCGTCTGCGTCCCCGACCTGCTGCGCTAGGCCTGCCGGCCCCCCGCGCCGCCCCCATGCGCACCCCGACCTGTCATCCACGTCCCCCTCGTGCGCGCCCCAATCGGCCCTCCGCTCTCTGTGAGCGCCTCAGCCTCCGTGCGCGACACCCGAGTCCCCACCCTCTGCGGCCGCCCCCGACCAGCCCGCTCACCGCGCCTGGAGGGTGGGGGACTACTGGGTCTGGTCCTCCCCGCGGAAAGACAGACCGCCGGCAGTGGGATGGGGAGTGGCGGAGAACCGGGCGTTGCGGACCCGGGGGAGCAGGACGGACCCGTCGCCTGCGGGGCCACAGCCTTTCGTGCTTCCTTCTGGAGACACGTCAGGGCGCAGCAAGCGTGCGGCGCGGAGGGGGCAGCGCGTCCGCGATGAGCAGGAGACGCTAGAGACTATGGGTGCTGGGCAGCAAACCAGA is a window from the Ursus arctos isolate Adak ecotype North America unplaced genomic scaffold, UrsArc2.0 scaffold_23, whole genome shotgun sequence genome containing:
- the ANO9 gene encoding anoctamin-9 isoform X4 gives rise to the protein MQGEDSFQIPAGTEGDSFPLMEINTGEPHTSFLQTEASEQWDYVLVADHRTQRNTRQAQQQQQFLEELKRKGFHYKGEEDLKKKWAQWRNMVHTQPIDDIRDYFGEKVALYFAWLGWYTYMLVPAAVAGLIIFLSGFSLFNASQISKEICEAHDILLCPRGDHSRRYQQLSDTCTFAKLTHLFDNEGTVLFAIFMALWATVFLEIWKRQRARVVLHWDLYGWDEDQEEMALELINCPEYELRPYQHSYLRSTVILILSLLMICLMIGIAHLLVVYRVLAAAYFNSALLFREEQVTTAVVVTGALVHYVAILIMTKINKFVALKLCDFEKPRTFSERESKFTVKFFTLQFFAHFSSLVYIAFILGRINGHPGNSVRLAGLWKLEECHLSGCMMDLFLQMAIIMGLKQTLSNCAEYLGPWLSHKCRLMRSKLSPASRDPELRDLQRNYLLNPVNTFSLFDEFMEMMIQYGFTTIFVAAFPLAPLLALFSNLVEIRLDAIKMVRLQRRLVPRKAKDIGTWLQVLETIGVLAVIANGMVIAFTSEFIPRVVYKYHYGPCRQGARPAVDCLTGYINHSLSVFYTKDFQDPVQIEGSENVTECRYRDYRSAQDYSLSEQFWVLLAIRLVFLILFEVGRNWGMGPKAGAALAGPPPWPPTPLVPAGSVLTSPTSPLAPCPPARGFVHQAYRCLVRAGRSSVGEEQGSGGEVPGTPGEDALQPQEHRGVGDPEPVQRHRCPEAETQKHSHHLPSLPRRLSGPRRPVCMSGSLSIYGVLEGPCV